From the Hylaeus volcanicus isolate JK05 chromosome 4, UHH_iyHylVolc1.0_haploid, whole genome shotgun sequence genome, one window contains:
- the LOC128874636 gene encoding cleavage and polyadenylation specificity factor subunit 6 isoform X5, which yields MADGDIDLYADDLEQDFAQDEFAGDGVDLYDDVIAAPAGGNGGVSTGNSGDGGGDTTSPNEETNGSAPYHQLGNNIQPNQIGRRHQLYVGNLTWWTSDQDITDAVQSIGVSDFVEVKFFENRANGQSKGFCVISLGSEQSMRICMERLPKKELHGQNPVVTFPTKQALNQFESQCKTRPAPAPQQSQSQRPHNPHQHQPPMPPHQQHPQHPQHPQHSQQNHGPRMMMGPPQGVRPQRMPPPGMGPPGPGGPGQQGPPRMHGPPMGPGPGPHHPLPGHPNQGPPPPGYQQGPWNGPRPNGPPGPPRGPSGPGGPPQQGPPGPGPGQHRPPGMQFHGGPPGPPGQGPPRGPPGHPGGPPGDPRGAQPRPEWNRPPGMHHGPQGPPGFPQHQHMQGPQPGQGPPQRGPPPGSMGGPGGPPPGHGGPPQGPPQGPPGGPAPHVNPAFFPQGPPHQHPGQHPPGPPGPPHGPPHGPPHGPPHGPPHGPPHGQPHGPPHVPPHGYGPPATQPPYGAPGPDHRPEGPPPLTEQEFEEIMSRNRTVSSSAIARAVSDAAAGEYASAIETLVTAISLIKQSKVAADDRCKILISSLQDTLRGVETKSYGSARRERSRSRDRERSHRRRRERSRSRDREYRERSRDRDRERDRERDRERERDRDRDRERYYSEPYPRERSRSRERDRERERDREYRERSREESTTRQSARPRVKEEPPETPPVSSSKASRYYDDRYRERERDRDRERESSRRPSEREREPERERERERERDRRDERGDSSHRSRH from the exons ATGGCGGACGGTGACATTGATTTGTACGCCGACGATCTAGAGCAAGATTTCGCGCAG GACGAGTTTGCTGGTGACGGAGTCGATTTGTACGACGATGTAATAGCAGCCCCTGCTGGCGGTAACGGCGGTGTTTCTACAGGAAACAGTGGGGATGGTGGAGGCGATACTACGTCGCCTAATGAAGAAACAAACGGTAGCGCGCCTTATCATCAACttggaaataatattcagcCAAATCAAATTGGAAGACGTCATCAATTATACGTTGGCAATTTAACTTGG TGGACGAGCGATCAAGATATAACCGATGCGGTACAAAGTATCGGTGTGTCTGATTTCGTCGAAGTAAAGTTCTTCGAAAACCGAGCAAATGGACAATCCAAGGGTTTCTGTGTTATATCTCTTGGTTCGGAACAAAGTATGAGGATATGTATGGAAAGATTACCAAAAAAGGAATTACATGGCCAGAATCCAGTAGTAACATTTCCAACTAAACAAGCTTTGAATCAA TTTGAGTCTCAGTGTAAAACACGTCCAGCTCCGGCTCCACAGCAGAGTCAGAGTCAACGCCCCCATAATCCACATCAACATCAACCACCAATGCCACCTCATCAACAGCATCCACAACACCCCCAACACCCTCAACATTCGCAACAAAATCACGGTCCTAGGATGATGATGGGTCCTCCACAGGGCGTGAGACCGCAAAGAATGCCACCCCCCGGTATGGGTCCGCCAGGTCCAGGTGGACCAGGTCAACAAGGTCCACCGCGTATGCATGGTCCGCCGATGGGTCCTGGTCCAGGACCGCATCATCCTTTACCAGGGCATCCTAATCAGGGTCCGCCACCCCCTGGATATCAACAGGGGCCATGGAACGGTCCAAGACCTAACGGCCCACCCGGGCCACCGAGAGGTCCGAGTGGACCTGGTGGTCCACCTCAGCAAGGACCACCTGGACCAGGTCCTGGTCAACATCGACCACCTGGAATG CAATTTCACGGCGGTCCACCCGGTCCGCCTGGTCAAGGACCGCCTCGCGGTCCACCCGGACATCCTGGTGGGCCTCCAGGTGATCCAAGAGGTGCTCAGCCACGCCCTGAATGGAACAGACCACCAg GAATGCATCACGGGCCTCAGGGACCACCAGGTTTCCCTCAACATCAACATATGCAAGGGCCGCAACCTGGTCAAGGCCCACCACAGAGAGGACCTCCTCCAGGTTCTATGGGTG GTCCAGGGGGACCCCCACCTGGTCATGGAGGACCACCTCAGGGGCCACCGCAAGGACCACCAGGAGGACCAGCACCGCACGTGAATCCAGCATTCTTCCCCCAAGGCCCACCTCACCAACATCCAGGACAACATCCACCAGGTCCGCCTGGTCCACCTCACGGGCCACCTCATGGTCCTCCTCATGGACCACCTCACGGTCCCCCTCACGGACCCCCACACGGTCAACCTCATGGCCCTCCTCATGTACCACCACATGGGTACGGACCACCTGCGACACAG CCACCATATGGCGCACCAGGACCTGATCATCGACCCGAAGGTCCTCCTCCACTGACAGAGCaagaatttgaagaaataatgAGTCGAAATAGAACAGTTTCTTCCTCCGCGATCGCTCGAGCGGTATCAGATGCTGCGGCAGGAGAATACGCGAGCGCCATAGAGACCTTGGTCACGGCCATTTCTTTGATAAAGCAATCGAAAGTCGCTGCAGACGACAGatgcaaaattttaatcagTTCTCTTCAAGACACTTTACGCGGCGTTGAAACCAAGAGTTACGGTTCCGCACGAAGAG AACGATCGCGTTCACGCGACAGGGAACGCAGTCATCGAAGGAGGCGCGAGCGATCGAGGAGTCGTGACAGGGAATACAGAGAAAGGAGCAGGGACAGGGATAGAGAGCGTGACAGAGAACGCGATCGTGAGAGGGAGAGGGATCGTGATCGTGACAGGGAACGATATTACAGTGAACCATATCCACGAGAGAGATCACGAAGCAGAGAGAGGGATCGCGAGCGCGAAAGGGATCGCGAATATAGAGAACGAAGCAGAGAAGAAAG TACAACACGTCAGTCAGCCAGGCCAAGAGTAAAAGAAGAACCGCCAGAGACGCCTCCCGTCTCGTCTTCCAAGGCGTCTAg
- the LOC128874636 gene encoding cleavage and polyadenylation specificity factor subunit 6 isoform X6, producing MADGDIDLYADDLEQDFAQDEFAGDGVDLYDDVIAAPAGGNGGVSTGNSGDGGGDTTSPNEETNGSAPYHQLGNNIQPNQIGRRHQLYVGNLTWWTSDQDITDAVQSIGVSDFVEVKFFENRANGQSKGFCVISLGSEQSMRICMERLPKKELHGQNPVVTFPTKQALNQFESQCKTRPAPAPQQSQSQRPHNPHQHQPPMPPHQQHPQHPQHPQHSQQNHGPRMMMGPPQGVRPQRMPPPGMGPPGPGGPGQQGPPRMHGPPMGPGPGPHHPLPGHPNQGPPPPGYQQGPWNGPRPNGPPGPPRGPSGPGGPPQQGPPGPGPGQHRPPGMSCTRDLSEPSYHIPQQFHGGPPGPPGQGPPRGPPGHPGGPPGDPRGAQPRPEWNRPPGMLPGPGGPPPGHGGPPQGPPQGPPGGPAPHVNPAFFPQGPPHQHPGQHPPGPPGPPHGPPHGPPHGPPHGPPHGPPHGQPHGPPHVPPHGYGPPATQPPYGAPGPDHRPEGPPPLTEQEFEEIMSRNRTVSSSAIARAVSDAAAGEYASAIETLVTAISLIKQSKVAADDRCKILISSLQDTLRGVETKSYGSARRERSRSRDRERSHRRRRERSRSRDREYRERSRDRDRERDRERDRERERDRDRDRERYYSEPYPRERSRSRERDRERERDREYRERSREESTTRQSARPRVKEEPPETPPVSSSKASRYYDDRYRERERDRDRERESSRRPSEREREPERERERERERDRRDERGDSSHRSRH from the exons ATGGCGGACGGTGACATTGATTTGTACGCCGACGATCTAGAGCAAGATTTCGCGCAG GACGAGTTTGCTGGTGACGGAGTCGATTTGTACGACGATGTAATAGCAGCCCCTGCTGGCGGTAACGGCGGTGTTTCTACAGGAAACAGTGGGGATGGTGGAGGCGATACTACGTCGCCTAATGAAGAAACAAACGGTAGCGCGCCTTATCATCAACttggaaataatattcagcCAAATCAAATTGGAAGACGTCATCAATTATACGTTGGCAATTTAACTTGG TGGACGAGCGATCAAGATATAACCGATGCGGTACAAAGTATCGGTGTGTCTGATTTCGTCGAAGTAAAGTTCTTCGAAAACCGAGCAAATGGACAATCCAAGGGTTTCTGTGTTATATCTCTTGGTTCGGAACAAAGTATGAGGATATGTATGGAAAGATTACCAAAAAAGGAATTACATGGCCAGAATCCAGTAGTAACATTTCCAACTAAACAAGCTTTGAATCAA TTTGAGTCTCAGTGTAAAACACGTCCAGCTCCGGCTCCACAGCAGAGTCAGAGTCAACGCCCCCATAATCCACATCAACATCAACCACCAATGCCACCTCATCAACAGCATCCACAACACCCCCAACACCCTCAACATTCGCAACAAAATCACGGTCCTAGGATGATGATGGGTCCTCCACAGGGCGTGAGACCGCAAAGAATGCCACCCCCCGGTATGGGTCCGCCAGGTCCAGGTGGACCAGGTCAACAAGGTCCACCGCGTATGCATGGTCCGCCGATGGGTCCTGGTCCAGGACCGCATCATCCTTTACCAGGGCATCCTAATCAGGGTCCGCCACCCCCTGGATATCAACAGGGGCCATGGAACGGTCCAAGACCTAACGGCCCACCCGGGCCACCGAGAGGTCCGAGTGGACCTGGTGGTCCACCTCAGCAAGGACCACCTGGACCAGGTCCTGGTCAACATCGACCACCTGGAATG AGTTGCACTAGAGACCTTTCAGAACCCAGTTACCATATACCACAG CAATTTCACGGCGGTCCACCCGGTCCGCCTGGTCAAGGACCGCCTCGCGGTCCACCCGGACATCCTGGTGGGCCTCCAGGTGATCCAAGAGGTGCTCAGCCACGCCCTGAATGGAACAGACCACCAg GAATGTTACCAGGTCCAGGGGGACCCCCACCTGGTCATGGAGGACCACCTCAGGGGCCACCGCAAGGACCACCAGGAGGACCAGCACCGCACGTGAATCCAGCATTCTTCCCCCAAGGCCCACCTCACCAACATCCAGGACAACATCCACCAGGTCCGCCTGGTCCACCTCACGGGCCACCTCATGGTCCTCCTCATGGACCACCTCACGGTCCCCCTCACGGACCCCCACACGGTCAACCTCATGGCCCTCCTCATGTACCACCACATGGGTACGGACCACCTGCGACACAG CCACCATATGGCGCACCAGGACCTGATCATCGACCCGAAGGTCCTCCTCCACTGACAGAGCaagaatttgaagaaataatgAGTCGAAATAGAACAGTTTCTTCCTCCGCGATCGCTCGAGCGGTATCAGATGCTGCGGCAGGAGAATACGCGAGCGCCATAGAGACCTTGGTCACGGCCATTTCTTTGATAAAGCAATCGAAAGTCGCTGCAGACGACAGatgcaaaattttaatcagTTCTCTTCAAGACACTTTACGCGGCGTTGAAACCAAGAGTTACGGTTCCGCACGAAGAG AACGATCGCGTTCACGCGACAGGGAACGCAGTCATCGAAGGAGGCGCGAGCGATCGAGGAGTCGTGACAGGGAATACAGAGAAAGGAGCAGGGACAGGGATAGAGAGCGTGACAGAGAACGCGATCGTGAGAGGGAGAGGGATCGTGATCGTGACAGGGAACGATATTACAGTGAACCATATCCACGAGAGAGATCACGAAGCAGAGAGAGGGATCGCGAGCGCGAAAGGGATCGCGAATATAGAGAACGAAGCAGAGAAGAAAG TACAACACGTCAGTCAGCCAGGCCAAGAGTAAAAGAAGAACCGCCAGAGACGCCTCCCGTCTCGTCTTCCAAGGCGTCTAg
- the LOC128874636 gene encoding cleavage and polyadenylation specificity factor subunit 6 isoform X1 produces the protein MADGDIDLYADDLEQDFAQDEFAGDGVDLYDDVIAAPAGGNGGVSTGNSGDGGGDTTSPNEETNGSAPYHQLGNNIQPNQIGRRHQLYVGNLTWWTSDQDITDAVQSIGVSDFVEVKFFENRANGQSKGFCVISLGSEQSMRICMERLPKKELHGQNPVVTFPTKQALNQFESQCKTRPAPAPQQSQSQRPHNPHQHQPPMPPHQQHPQHPQHPQHSQQNHGPRMMMGPPQGVRPQRMPPPGMGPPGPGGPGQQGPPRMHGPPMGPGPGPHHPLPGHPNQGPPPPGYQQGPWNGPRPNGPPGPPRGPSGPGGPPQQGPPGPGPGQHRPPGMSCTRDLSEPSYHIPQQFHGGPPGPPGQGPPRGPPGHPGGPPGDPRGAQPRPEWNRPPGMHHGPQGPPGFPQHQHMQGPQPGQGPPQRGPPPGSMGGMLPGPGGPPPGHGGPPQGPPQGPPGGPAPHVNPAFFPQGPPHQHPGQHPPGPPGPPHGPPHGPPHGPPHGPPHGPPHGQPHGPPHVPPHGYGPPATQPPYGAPGPDHRPEGPPPLTEQEFEEIMSRNRTVSSSAIARAVSDAAAGEYASAIETLVTAISLIKQSKVAADDRCKILISSLQDTLRGVETKSYGSARRERSRSRDRERSHRRRRERSRSRDREYRERSRDRDRERDRERDRERERDRDRDRERYYSEPYPRERSRSRERDRERERDREYRERSREESTTRQSARPRVKEEPPETPPVSSSKASRYYDDRYRERERDRDRERESSRRPSEREREPERERERERERDRRDERGDSSHRSRH, from the exons ATGGCGGACGGTGACATTGATTTGTACGCCGACGATCTAGAGCAAGATTTCGCGCAG GACGAGTTTGCTGGTGACGGAGTCGATTTGTACGACGATGTAATAGCAGCCCCTGCTGGCGGTAACGGCGGTGTTTCTACAGGAAACAGTGGGGATGGTGGAGGCGATACTACGTCGCCTAATGAAGAAACAAACGGTAGCGCGCCTTATCATCAACttggaaataatattcagcCAAATCAAATTGGAAGACGTCATCAATTATACGTTGGCAATTTAACTTGG TGGACGAGCGATCAAGATATAACCGATGCGGTACAAAGTATCGGTGTGTCTGATTTCGTCGAAGTAAAGTTCTTCGAAAACCGAGCAAATGGACAATCCAAGGGTTTCTGTGTTATATCTCTTGGTTCGGAACAAAGTATGAGGATATGTATGGAAAGATTACCAAAAAAGGAATTACATGGCCAGAATCCAGTAGTAACATTTCCAACTAAACAAGCTTTGAATCAA TTTGAGTCTCAGTGTAAAACACGTCCAGCTCCGGCTCCACAGCAGAGTCAGAGTCAACGCCCCCATAATCCACATCAACATCAACCACCAATGCCACCTCATCAACAGCATCCACAACACCCCCAACACCCTCAACATTCGCAACAAAATCACGGTCCTAGGATGATGATGGGTCCTCCACAGGGCGTGAGACCGCAAAGAATGCCACCCCCCGGTATGGGTCCGCCAGGTCCAGGTGGACCAGGTCAACAAGGTCCACCGCGTATGCATGGTCCGCCGATGGGTCCTGGTCCAGGACCGCATCATCCTTTACCAGGGCATCCTAATCAGGGTCCGCCACCCCCTGGATATCAACAGGGGCCATGGAACGGTCCAAGACCTAACGGCCCACCCGGGCCACCGAGAGGTCCGAGTGGACCTGGTGGTCCACCTCAGCAAGGACCACCTGGACCAGGTCCTGGTCAACATCGACCACCTGGAATG AGTTGCACTAGAGACCTTTCAGAACCCAGTTACCATATACCACAG CAATTTCACGGCGGTCCACCCGGTCCGCCTGGTCAAGGACCGCCTCGCGGTCCACCCGGACATCCTGGTGGGCCTCCAGGTGATCCAAGAGGTGCTCAGCCACGCCCTGAATGGAACAGACCACCAg GAATGCATCACGGGCCTCAGGGACCACCAGGTTTCCCTCAACATCAACATATGCAAGGGCCGCAACCTGGTCAAGGCCCACCACAGAGAGGACCTCCTCCAGGTTCTATGGGTG GAATGTTACCAGGTCCAGGGGGACCCCCACCTGGTCATGGAGGACCACCTCAGGGGCCACCGCAAGGACCACCAGGAGGACCAGCACCGCACGTGAATCCAGCATTCTTCCCCCAAGGCCCACCTCACCAACATCCAGGACAACATCCACCAGGTCCGCCTGGTCCACCTCACGGGCCACCTCATGGTCCTCCTCATGGACCACCTCACGGTCCCCCTCACGGACCCCCACACGGTCAACCTCATGGCCCTCCTCATGTACCACCACATGGGTACGGACCACCTGCGACACAG CCACCATATGGCGCACCAGGACCTGATCATCGACCCGAAGGTCCTCCTCCACTGACAGAGCaagaatttgaagaaataatgAGTCGAAATAGAACAGTTTCTTCCTCCGCGATCGCTCGAGCGGTATCAGATGCTGCGGCAGGAGAATACGCGAGCGCCATAGAGACCTTGGTCACGGCCATTTCTTTGATAAAGCAATCGAAAGTCGCTGCAGACGACAGatgcaaaattttaatcagTTCTCTTCAAGACACTTTACGCGGCGTTGAAACCAAGAGTTACGGTTCCGCACGAAGAG AACGATCGCGTTCACGCGACAGGGAACGCAGTCATCGAAGGAGGCGCGAGCGATCGAGGAGTCGTGACAGGGAATACAGAGAAAGGAGCAGGGACAGGGATAGAGAGCGTGACAGAGAACGCGATCGTGAGAGGGAGAGGGATCGTGATCGTGACAGGGAACGATATTACAGTGAACCATATCCACGAGAGAGATCACGAAGCAGAGAGAGGGATCGCGAGCGCGAAAGGGATCGCGAATATAGAGAACGAAGCAGAGAAGAAAG TACAACACGTCAGTCAGCCAGGCCAAGAGTAAAAGAAGAACCGCCAGAGACGCCTCCCGTCTCGTCTTCCAAGGCGTCTAg
- the LOC128874636 gene encoding cleavage and polyadenylation specificity factor subunit 6 isoform X7 encodes MADGDIDLYADDLEQDFAQDEFAGDGVDLYDDVIAAPAGGNGGVSTGNSGDGGGDTTSPNEETNGSAPYHQLGNNIQPNQIGRRHQLYVGNLTWWTSDQDITDAVQSIGVSDFVEVKFFENRANGQSKGFCVISLGSEQSMRICMERLPKKELHGQNPVVTFPTKQALNQFESQCKTRPAPAPQQSQSQRPHNPHQHQPPMPPHQQHPQHPQHPQHSQQNHGPRMMMGPPQGVRPQRMPPPGMGPPGPGGPGQQGPPRMHGPPMGPGPGPHHPLPGHPNQGPPPPGYQQGPWNGPRPNGPPGPPRGPSGPGGPPQQGPPGPGPGQHRPPGMSCTRDLSEPSYHIPQQFHGGPPGPPGQGPPRGPPGHPGGPPGDPRGAQPRPEWNRPPGPGGPPPGHGGPPQGPPQGPPGGPAPHVNPAFFPQGPPHQHPGQHPPGPPGPPHGPPHGPPHGPPHGPPHGPPHGQPHGPPHVPPHGYGPPATQPPYGAPGPDHRPEGPPPLTEQEFEEIMSRNRTVSSSAIARAVSDAAAGEYASAIETLVTAISLIKQSKVAADDRCKILISSLQDTLRGVETKSYGSARRERSRSRDRERSHRRRRERSRSRDREYRERSRDRDRERDRERDRERERDRDRDRERYYSEPYPRERSRSRERDRERERDREYRERSREESTTRQSARPRVKEEPPETPPVSSSKASRYYDDRYRERERDRDRERESSRRPSEREREPERERERERERDRRDERGDSSHRSRH; translated from the exons ATGGCGGACGGTGACATTGATTTGTACGCCGACGATCTAGAGCAAGATTTCGCGCAG GACGAGTTTGCTGGTGACGGAGTCGATTTGTACGACGATGTAATAGCAGCCCCTGCTGGCGGTAACGGCGGTGTTTCTACAGGAAACAGTGGGGATGGTGGAGGCGATACTACGTCGCCTAATGAAGAAACAAACGGTAGCGCGCCTTATCATCAACttggaaataatattcagcCAAATCAAATTGGAAGACGTCATCAATTATACGTTGGCAATTTAACTTGG TGGACGAGCGATCAAGATATAACCGATGCGGTACAAAGTATCGGTGTGTCTGATTTCGTCGAAGTAAAGTTCTTCGAAAACCGAGCAAATGGACAATCCAAGGGTTTCTGTGTTATATCTCTTGGTTCGGAACAAAGTATGAGGATATGTATGGAAAGATTACCAAAAAAGGAATTACATGGCCAGAATCCAGTAGTAACATTTCCAACTAAACAAGCTTTGAATCAA TTTGAGTCTCAGTGTAAAACACGTCCAGCTCCGGCTCCACAGCAGAGTCAGAGTCAACGCCCCCATAATCCACATCAACATCAACCACCAATGCCACCTCATCAACAGCATCCACAACACCCCCAACACCCTCAACATTCGCAACAAAATCACGGTCCTAGGATGATGATGGGTCCTCCACAGGGCGTGAGACCGCAAAGAATGCCACCCCCCGGTATGGGTCCGCCAGGTCCAGGTGGACCAGGTCAACAAGGTCCACCGCGTATGCATGGTCCGCCGATGGGTCCTGGTCCAGGACCGCATCATCCTTTACCAGGGCATCCTAATCAGGGTCCGCCACCCCCTGGATATCAACAGGGGCCATGGAACGGTCCAAGACCTAACGGCCCACCCGGGCCACCGAGAGGTCCGAGTGGACCTGGTGGTCCACCTCAGCAAGGACCACCTGGACCAGGTCCTGGTCAACATCGACCACCTGGAATG AGTTGCACTAGAGACCTTTCAGAACCCAGTTACCATATACCACAG CAATTTCACGGCGGTCCACCCGGTCCGCCTGGTCAAGGACCGCCTCGCGGTCCACCCGGACATCCTGGTGGGCCTCCAGGTGATCCAAGAGGTGCTCAGCCACGCCCTGAATGGAACAGACCACCAg GTCCAGGGGGACCCCCACCTGGTCATGGAGGACCACCTCAGGGGCCACCGCAAGGACCACCAGGAGGACCAGCACCGCACGTGAATCCAGCATTCTTCCCCCAAGGCCCACCTCACCAACATCCAGGACAACATCCACCAGGTCCGCCTGGTCCACCTCACGGGCCACCTCATGGTCCTCCTCATGGACCACCTCACGGTCCCCCTCACGGACCCCCACACGGTCAACCTCATGGCCCTCCTCATGTACCACCACATGGGTACGGACCACCTGCGACACAG CCACCATATGGCGCACCAGGACCTGATCATCGACCCGAAGGTCCTCCTCCACTGACAGAGCaagaatttgaagaaataatgAGTCGAAATAGAACAGTTTCTTCCTCCGCGATCGCTCGAGCGGTATCAGATGCTGCGGCAGGAGAATACGCGAGCGCCATAGAGACCTTGGTCACGGCCATTTCTTTGATAAAGCAATCGAAAGTCGCTGCAGACGACAGatgcaaaattttaatcagTTCTCTTCAAGACACTTTACGCGGCGTTGAAACCAAGAGTTACGGTTCCGCACGAAGAG AACGATCGCGTTCACGCGACAGGGAACGCAGTCATCGAAGGAGGCGCGAGCGATCGAGGAGTCGTGACAGGGAATACAGAGAAAGGAGCAGGGACAGGGATAGAGAGCGTGACAGAGAACGCGATCGTGAGAGGGAGAGGGATCGTGATCGTGACAGGGAACGATATTACAGTGAACCATATCCACGAGAGAGATCACGAAGCAGAGAGAGGGATCGCGAGCGCGAAAGGGATCGCGAATATAGAGAACGAAGCAGAGAAGAAAG TACAACACGTCAGTCAGCCAGGCCAAGAGTAAAAGAAGAACCGCCAGAGACGCCTCCCGTCTCGTCTTCCAAGGCGTCTAg